One window of Candidatus Mycobacterium wuenschmannii genomic DNA carries:
- a CDS encoding phosphotransferase family protein: MPILDDEVLGRWLDANDAPGDGERPRIEQLSGGSQNNLYLIHRGDERMVLRMPGDRADAARKDGLLREIRLVRALGSTDVPHAALLAADEAGELFGKPFYVMQAIDGWSPMDGGWEAPFDDDLDARRLLAFELVEGAAKLGRVDWQAQGLAGFGRPDGFHERQVDRWLAFLDSYQVRELPGLDAAAEWLRANRPAHYKPGIMHGDYQFANVMFAHGGPARLAAIVDWEMTTVGDPLLDLAWCLLGYDGENPKEDGFYLDMKGMPTRSELLERYEQVSGLSTENIDYYLVLANWKLGIVLEKTYAAGVRSGKVDPKIQDAFGAMVPQLIATAAGMAGSLK; the protein is encoded by the coding sequence GTGCCGATATTGGACGACGAAGTCCTGGGACGCTGGCTGGACGCGAACGATGCTCCGGGCGACGGCGAAAGGCCGCGAATTGAGCAGTTGTCCGGCGGCTCGCAGAACAACCTGTACCTGATCCACCGCGGCGACGAGCGCATGGTGCTGCGGATGCCCGGCGACCGCGCCGACGCGGCCCGCAAAGACGGCCTGCTCCGCGAGATCCGGCTGGTCCGCGCGCTGGGCAGCACCGACGTGCCGCACGCCGCGCTGCTCGCCGCCGACGAAGCCGGCGAGTTGTTCGGCAAGCCGTTCTACGTCATGCAGGCGATCGACGGCTGGAGTCCGATGGACGGCGGCTGGGAGGCGCCGTTCGACGACGACCTCGACGCCCGGCGCCTGTTGGCCTTCGAACTCGTCGAGGGCGCCGCCAAGCTGGGCCGGGTCGACTGGCAGGCGCAGGGATTGGCCGGCTTCGGCCGGCCGGACGGCTTTCACGAGCGACAGGTCGACCGCTGGCTGGCCTTCCTCGACAGCTACCAGGTGCGTGAATTGCCCGGCCTCGACGCGGCCGCGGAGTGGTTGCGCGCCAACCGGCCGGCGCACTACAAGCCGGGCATCATGCACGGCGACTACCAGTTCGCCAACGTCATGTTCGCCCACGGCGGGCCGGCCCGGCTGGCCGCGATCGTGGACTGGGAGATGACAACGGTCGGCGATCCGCTGCTCGACCTGGCCTGGTGCCTGCTCGGCTACGACGGTGAAAACCCTAAGGAAGACGGGTTCTACCTCGACATGAAGGGGATGCCGACGCGCAGCGAGCTGCTCGAGCGCTACGAGCAGGTCAGCGGGTTGTCCACGGAGAACATCGACTACTACCTGGTGCTGGCCAACTGGAAGCTCGGCATCGTGCTGGAAAAGACCTACGCTGCAGGGGTGCGCAGCGGCAAGGTCGACCCGAAGATCCAGGACGCGTTCGGGGCGATGGTCCCGCAGTTGATCGCCACCGCGGCCGGCATGGCTGGGTCGCTGAAATGA
- a CDS encoding TetR/AcrR family transcriptional regulator, which produces MAVSLTTRASAAVERALDTRQREATEEVERILAAAVRVMERVAPEPPRVSDIVAEAGSSNKAFYRYFAGKDDVILAVMERGVAIVVSYLQHQMTKERTPAGQIKRWVEGALAQVADPHLISMSRAAAGQVSATTDWRAADDAIMRPMRDLLTEPIAAAGSRSVQRDADAVFLCTVSAMRRYLDAAQRPRRADVDHLVRFCLRGLGVD; this is translated from the coding sequence ATGGCAGTCTCGTTGACCACTAGGGCCTCCGCCGCCGTCGAGCGCGCCCTCGACACCCGACAACGCGAGGCCACCGAAGAGGTCGAGCGCATCCTGGCCGCCGCGGTCCGGGTGATGGAACGCGTTGCGCCCGAACCGCCCCGGGTCAGCGACATCGTCGCCGAAGCCGGATCGTCGAATAAGGCGTTCTACCGCTATTTCGCGGGTAAGGACGACGTGATCCTCGCGGTGATGGAGCGTGGCGTCGCGATCGTCGTCTCCTACCTGCAGCACCAGATGACCAAGGAACGCACGCCGGCGGGGCAGATCAAGCGCTGGGTCGAGGGCGCACTCGCCCAGGTCGCCGACCCGCACCTGATCAGCATGAGTCGCGCTGCGGCAGGACAGGTTTCGGCGACCACCGACTGGCGGGCCGCCGACGATGCCATCATGCGCCCGATGCGCGACCTGCTCACCGAGCCGATTGCGGCGGCGGGCAGCAGGAGCGTCCAGCGCGATGCAGATGCCGTCTTCCTGTGTACGGTGTCGGCCATGCGTCGTTACCTGGATGCCGCCCAGCGGCCCCGTCGCGCGGACGTCGACCACCTGGTGCGGTTCTGCCTTCGCGGATTGGGAGTCGATTGA
- a CDS encoding AMP-binding protein, translating into MARDVIAFDTTVDHPCPEVWGLLQRPGWYPRFFSGLGAIERVSGTAQNFEVRLSTPRGGLAVHEMRHSVRQADMAMRLDATELEGCLLTLRLQPNGDGTRITVRIFGVNLLHPDLEKVSEGSVTDWVRDGLQRLADYLDGMAAPQLVNTGDGRSLQFSVLKTLMASGVVRASRPDRGIRQLNSLAKWGFTLAGGLGAAAARSPEQVALIDRHGSSSYADLAERTTAIASGLGAVGFDKDSKFAVLARNHSAMVECMLAVSKLGAELVLLNTGLAPRPIGELVARNGVDAVFLDDEFEPQTRELPAQVARLSTYPNSIVSQRLSIEDLVAAGAGTQIQPPKHPGRLVVLTSGTTSTPKAALRPTPSGFGAIAAMLSRMPLRRDEVMLLAAPLFHAWGLAALQLSTPLLATVVLMERFDAEECLKTIARQRCTVLVVVPVMLQRILELPDDVIARYDTSSLKVVASSGAPISGASVGRFMDTFGDILYNFYGSTEVSWATVADPTDLRLAPTTAGRPPLGTRIAMLDRAGDAVPAGGVGRIFVGNDMLFDGYADAESPDVEDRLMDTGDLGYFDASGRLFVAGRADEMIISGGENVFPRPVEEAIAALPQVVEVAVVGVPDREFGERLAAFVVRAERSWLDEETVKNHIRNRLSRFSIPRDVIFVNELPRNETGKIVKRQLTDGHFPHEPDWPI; encoded by the coding sequence GTGGCACGCGACGTGATCGCCTTCGACACGACGGTGGATCACCCATGCCCCGAGGTGTGGGGCCTGTTGCAGCGGCCCGGTTGGTACCCCCGCTTCTTCAGCGGCCTCGGCGCCATCGAGCGGGTGTCGGGCACCGCGCAGAACTTCGAGGTTCGCCTGTCCACGCCCCGCGGCGGCCTCGCCGTCCACGAGATGCGCCATTCGGTCCGCCAGGCCGACATGGCGATGCGGCTCGACGCGACGGAACTCGAGGGGTGCCTGCTGACGCTCCGGTTGCAGCCGAACGGCGACGGCACCCGGATCACGGTGCGGATCTTCGGGGTGAACCTGCTGCACCCCGATCTTGAGAAGGTGAGCGAGGGCAGCGTCACCGACTGGGTTCGGGACGGCCTGCAGCGACTCGCGGATTACCTAGACGGCATGGCGGCGCCGCAACTGGTCAACACCGGTGACGGGCGCTCGCTGCAGTTCAGCGTTCTCAAGACGTTGATGGCCAGCGGCGTGGTGCGGGCGTCCCGGCCGGATCGTGGCATCCGGCAACTCAACTCCCTTGCCAAATGGGGCTTTACGCTCGCGGGTGGCCTGGGTGCGGCGGCCGCGCGGTCACCGGAACAGGTGGCGCTGATCGACCGGCACGGGTCGTCGAGCTACGCCGATCTGGCCGAGCGCACCACCGCGATCGCCTCCGGCCTCGGCGCGGTGGGCTTCGACAAGGACAGCAAGTTCGCGGTGCTGGCCCGCAACCACTCGGCGATGGTCGAGTGCATGCTGGCCGTGAGCAAGCTGGGCGCCGAACTCGTGCTGCTCAACACCGGCTTGGCGCCGCGTCCGATCGGGGAACTCGTGGCCCGCAACGGCGTCGACGCGGTGTTCCTCGACGACGAGTTCGAGCCGCAGACCCGCGAACTGCCCGCACAGGTCGCGCGGCTCTCGACCTATCCGAATTCGATCGTCTCGCAACGCCTCTCGATCGAAGATCTGGTCGCCGCCGGTGCCGGCACGCAGATACAACCGCCCAAACACCCCGGTCGACTGGTGGTGTTGACCTCGGGCACCACCAGCACCCCGAAGGCGGCGCTGCGGCCCACTCCCTCCGGATTCGGCGCGATCGCCGCGATGCTGTCGCGGATGCCGCTGCGGCGTGACGAGGTGATGCTGCTGGCCGCGCCGCTGTTCCACGCCTGGGGCCTGGCCGCGCTGCAGCTGAGCACGCCGCTGCTGGCGACGGTGGTGTTGATGGAACGGTTCGATGCCGAGGAATGCCTGAAAACCATTGCGCGGCAGCGCTGCACGGTGCTGGTGGTGGTTCCGGTGATGCTGCAGCGCATTCTCGAACTTCCGGACGACGTGATCGCCCGGTACGACACGTCGTCGCTGAAGGTGGTTGCCAGCAGCGGAGCGCCGATCTCGGGCGCTTCGGTCGGCAGGTTCATGGACACCTTCGGCGACATTCTGTACAACTTCTACGGCTCGACCGAGGTGTCGTGGGCGACGGTCGCCGATCCCACCGACCTGCGGCTCGCCCCGACCACCGCCGGCCGACCGCCCCTGGGCACCCGAATCGCCATGCTCGATCGGGCTGGCGATGCCGTCCCCGCGGGCGGCGTCGGCCGCATCTTCGTGGGCAACGACATGCTGTTCGACGGTTACGCGGACGCCGAATCGCCGGACGTCGAGGACCGCCTGATGGACACCGGCGACCTCGGCTACTTCGATGCCAGCGGCCGCCTCTTCGTCGCCGGGCGGGCCGACGAGATGATCATCTCCGGCGGTGAGAACGTGTTTCCCCGGCCCGTCGAGGAAGCCATCGCCGCGCTGCCGCAGGTCGTCGAGGTCGCGGTGGTCGGCGTGCCGGACCGGGAGTTCGGCGAGCGACTCGCCGCATTCGTCGTCCGCGCCGAGCGGAGCTGGCTGGACGAGGAGACGGTCAAGAATCACATCCGAAATCGACTGAGCCGGTTCTCGATTCCGCGCGACGTCATCTTCGTGAACGAACTCCCGCGTAATGAGACGGGCAAGATCGTCAAGCGCCAGCTGACCGACGGCCACTTCCCCCACGAACCGGATTGGCCTATCTGA
- a CDS encoding SDR family NAD(P)-dependent oxidoreductase, with protein sequence MSYAEKLFDLTGQVVLITGGSRGLGREMAFGVARCGADVVIASRKMENCVSVAEQIESATGRTAMPYQVHVGRWDQLDGLVDAVYDRFGKVDTLINNAGMSPVYDKLTDVTEKLFDAVVNLNLKGPFRLSALVGERMVAAGRGSIINVSTSGSLRPAPDIIPYASSKSGLNAMTEGFARALGPKVRVNTLMAGPFLTDVSKSWNIEQASHNPFGGLSLQRAGDPAEIVGAALFLASDASSFTTGSILRADGGIP encoded by the coding sequence ATGAGTTACGCTGAAAAGCTTTTCGACCTCACCGGGCAGGTTGTGCTGATCACCGGCGGCAGCCGGGGGCTGGGTCGCGAGATGGCGTTTGGGGTGGCCCGCTGCGGCGCCGACGTGGTGATCGCCAGCCGCAAGATGGAGAACTGCGTGTCGGTCGCCGAGCAGATCGAGAGCGCAACCGGCCGCACCGCGATGCCGTATCAGGTGCACGTCGGTCGCTGGGATCAACTCGACGGGTTGGTCGATGCGGTCTACGACCGGTTCGGCAAGGTCGACACGTTGATCAACAACGCCGGCATGTCGCCGGTCTACGACAAGTTGACCGACGTCACCGAGAAGTTGTTCGACGCCGTGGTGAACCTGAACCTCAAGGGCCCATTTCGGTTGTCCGCGTTGGTCGGTGAGCGGATGGTCGCGGCCGGGCGAGGGTCGATCATCAACGTCAGCACCTCCGGGTCGCTGCGGCCGGCCCCCGACATCATCCCGTACGCCTCGTCGAAGTCCGGCCTCAACGCAATGACCGAGGGCTTCGCTCGCGCGCTCGGACCCAAGGTCCGGGTCAACACCTTGATGGCCGGCCCGTTTCTCACCGACGTCAGCAAGTCGTGGAACATCGAACAGGCATCGCACAACCCGTTCGGCGGCCTGTCGTTGCAGCGCGCCGGCGATCCGGCCGAAATCGTGGGCGCCGCACTGTTTTTGGCGTCGGATGCATCCAGCTTCACCACCGGCTCGATCCTGCGGGCCGACGGTGGGATTCCCTAG
- a CDS encoding acyl-CoA dehydrogenase family protein produces MAWDFSTEPEFAQKLDWIREFVRDEVEPLEVLFPGCEFLPLNDERRRIVDPLKQRVREQGLWAPHLGPELGGQGFGAVKLTLINEILGRSPWAPIVFGTQAPDTGNAEIIARFGTQEQKDRYLSGLLSGEIFSCFSMTEPQGGADPRVFTTRAVKDGDDWVITGRKYFSSNASVASFFIVVAITNPDVAVHHGASTFLLPADTPGLKVEANHHLVGADPHEPGHSLMHYDDVRVPSTALLGEPGQGFLILQTRLAGGRLHHAMRSIGMAQRTVEMMARRAKSRFTQGTLLADKQLVQEFVADSYTELTPFRLTVLHAAWLIDSGDEHGARAEIATCKILASKVLKSIALRAIQVHGALGLTDQLPLVNVLLGGIALGLADGPTEAHKVNLARMLLKNVEAESAEWPSEMLDVRREAVRAKYGSLVDH; encoded by the coding sequence ATGGCGTGGGACTTTTCGACCGAACCGGAGTTCGCCCAGAAGCTCGACTGGATCCGCGAGTTCGTCCGCGACGAGGTCGAACCGCTCGAGGTGTTGTTCCCCGGCTGCGAATTCCTGCCGCTGAACGACGAGCGCCGCAGGATCGTCGACCCGCTCAAACAGCGGGTGCGCGAGCAGGGTCTGTGGGCGCCGCACCTCGGTCCGGAACTCGGCGGACAGGGCTTCGGCGCGGTCAAGCTGACCCTGATCAACGAGATCCTCGGCCGCAGCCCGTGGGCGCCCATCGTGTTCGGCACGCAGGCGCCCGACACCGGTAACGCCGAGATCATCGCGCGCTTCGGCACCCAGGAACAGAAGGACCGCTACCTGTCCGGCCTGCTGTCCGGCGAGATCTTCTCCTGCTTCTCGATGACCGAGCCGCAGGGCGGCGCCGACCCGCGCGTCTTCACCACGCGCGCCGTCAAGGACGGTGACGACTGGGTGATCACCGGGCGAAAGTACTTCTCCAGCAACGCTTCCGTCGCCTCCTTCTTCATCGTCGTCGCGATCACCAACCCCGACGTGGCGGTGCACCACGGCGCGTCGACGTTCCTGCTTCCGGCCGACACCCCGGGCCTCAAGGTCGAGGCCAACCACCATCTGGTCGGCGCCGACCCGCATGAGCCGGGCCATTCGCTGATGCACTACGACGACGTCCGGGTGCCGTCGACCGCGCTGCTCGGTGAGCCCGGCCAGGGCTTCCTTATCCTGCAGACGCGGCTGGCGGGCGGCCGGTTGCATCACGCGATGCGCTCGATCGGCATGGCCCAACGCACCGTCGAGATGATGGCGCGACGCGCGAAAAGCCGCTTCACCCAGGGCACATTGCTGGCCGACAAGCAGCTGGTACAGGAGTTCGTCGCCGACTCCTACACCGAGCTGACGCCGTTCCGGCTGACCGTTCTGCACGCCGCCTGGCTGATCGACAGCGGCGACGAGCACGGTGCTCGAGCCGAGATCGCGACGTGCAAGATCCTGGCCTCGAAGGTTCTGAAATCCATTGCGCTGCGGGCGATTCAGGTGCACGGCGCACTCGGCTTGACCGACCAGCTGCCGCTGGTCAACGTGCTGTTGGGTGGCATCGCGCTGGGCCTGGCCGACGGGCCCACCGAGGCACACAAGGTCAACCTGGCCCGCATGCTGCTCAAGAACGTCGAAGCCGAGAGCGCGGAGTGGCCCAGCGAGATGCTCGACGTCCGCCGCGAGGCGGTCCGCGCGAAGTATGGCAGTCTCGTTGACCACTAG
- a CDS encoding NADPH:quinone oxidoreductase family protein — protein sequence MRAVLCESYGPPEDLVVAEVADLEPSPGHVVVRVRAAAVNFPDVLLIDGKYQIKIPPPFTPGSELAGEVIAVGEGVSLAPGQRVSATTFVGGFAEQALLPAAGLTEIPDGVDFASAAAFGVTYRTAYHALRSIAEVREGDWVVVLGAAGGVGLAAVDLAVAMKARVLAAASSPEKLELCRQRGAEATVDYDREDLKTRIRELTGDGARSVLDPVGGAYADPALRALARGGTFVTLGYAAGAIPSIPLNLVLLKGITVRGMEIRTFMSDRPDDNARDMRELTEMFASGVVRPYIGARFPLDDTAAALRLVADRKAIGKVVVEIP from the coding sequence ATGCGTGCCGTGCTGTGCGAGTCCTACGGGCCGCCGGAAGATCTGGTCGTCGCAGAGGTCGCCGACCTCGAGCCCAGCCCCGGCCACGTGGTGGTGCGGGTGCGCGCGGCGGCGGTCAACTTTCCCGACGTGCTGCTGATCGACGGCAAGTACCAGATCAAGATTCCGCCGCCGTTCACCCCCGGCAGCGAGTTGGCCGGTGAGGTGATCGCGGTCGGCGAGGGCGTGTCTTTGGCTCCGGGACAACGGGTTTCGGCGACGACGTTCGTCGGCGGCTTCGCCGAGCAGGCGCTGCTCCCGGCCGCCGGGCTGACCGAGATACCCGACGGTGTCGACTTCGCCTCCGCCGCGGCGTTCGGCGTGACGTACCGGACCGCGTACCATGCACTGCGGTCCATCGCCGAAGTGCGCGAAGGTGATTGGGTGGTGGTCCTCGGCGCGGCCGGCGGCGTGGGCCTGGCCGCGGTAGATCTCGCCGTGGCGATGAAGGCGCGGGTGCTGGCCGCCGCGTCCAGCCCGGAGAAGCTCGAGCTGTGCCGGCAGCGCGGTGCCGAGGCGACCGTCGACTACGACCGCGAAGACCTCAAGACCCGCATTCGCGAGCTCACCGGCGACGGTGCTCGCTCGGTGCTAGACCCGGTGGGCGGCGCTTACGCCGACCCCGCGCTGCGGGCTCTCGCCCGGGGCGGGACGTTCGTCACGCTGGGCTACGCCGCGGGTGCCATCCCGTCGATACCGCTGAACCTGGTGCTGCTCAAGGGAATCACGGTCCGGGGCATGGAGATTCGCACCTTCATGAGCGACCGCCCCGACGACAACGCCCGCGACATGCGCGAGCTGACCGAGATGTTCGCGTCCGGCGTGGTCCGGCCGTACATCGGCGCGCGGTTCCCACTGGACGACACGGCCGCGGCTCTCCGCTTGGTGGCCGACCGCAAGGCCATCGGCAAGGTGGTCGTCGAGATTCCCTGA
- a CDS encoding histidine phosphatase family protein, which yields MQLLLVRHALPLRSGPAPEGGGQGADPDLSDEGREQIARLPEALARFPITRLVSSPQRRAVQTAEPVAAATGLPIEIDDRFAEYDRELPFYIPIEQIRAENPQEWARMAQGHLPSTVDEDAFRARVQAAVGHVAATTEHEDTVVVFSHGGVINVVLHEILGTRRILSFPIDYASVTRLLFSRSGQASVVTVNGTEHVWDLLPRNRRPVPDKQVP from the coding sequence ATGCAGTTGCTACTGGTCCGGCACGCGTTGCCGCTCCGCAGCGGCCCGGCTCCCGAGGGTGGGGGCCAGGGCGCCGATCCCGACCTCTCCGACGAGGGTCGAGAGCAGATCGCCCGCCTGCCGGAGGCGCTGGCCCGCTTCCCGATCACCCGGCTGGTCAGCAGCCCGCAGCGGCGCGCGGTGCAGACCGCCGAACCTGTCGCGGCGGCCACCGGGCTGCCCATCGAGATCGACGACCGGTTCGCCGAGTACGACCGGGAACTGCCCTTCTACATCCCGATCGAGCAGATCCGCGCGGAAAACCCGCAGGAATGGGCGCGGATGGCGCAGGGGCACCTGCCGAGCACGGTCGACGAGGACGCGTTCCGGGCGCGGGTGCAGGCGGCCGTCGGCCATGTCGCCGCGACGACCGAGCACGAGGACACCGTCGTCGTCTTCAGCCACGGCGGGGTGATCAACGTCGTGTTGCACGAGATCCTGGGGACCAGGCGGATCCTGTCCTTCCCGATCGACTACGCGTCGGTGACCCGGCTGCTGTTCTCGCGGTCCGGTCAGGCCAGCGTGGTGACGGTCAACGGCACCGAACACGTATGGGACCTGCTGCCGCGCAACCGGCGGCCGGTCCCTGATAAACAAGTCCCGTGA